TTTTTAAGAGGTCGCCATAATATAATAAACCATAACAAAGATAGTAAGCCGAAAATTGTTAATTGCTCTTTTAATAAAATAGGATAATTATATGTTACGATAGCATTTGATAATGCGCCGAAACCAAAAAATAAAAACCCGATATTAGGAGCAGCACCAAATTCTATAATGAAACAAATTACTCCTATTATTAACCATAATTCCGTTAGTGAGATATTGAACATTTTAATTTATCTATCCTATATTATAAAGTTAGTCGGTAACCCTAGAAGATGCTTTTAACTAGCCACGCAACAACACCTATGGGTGTGTTGTTGCATGGCTAATAATTTACCGTATTATGGTTATTATAAGCACGGTGTCATACCGTGGTCAAGCCCACTACTGTACGAACGTTGAAAAAAGGCTGTGTCATGCCGTGACTTGATCACGGCATCCAGGAAAATAAAGCCATATTAGACTTATTTTAGAATCTTTTTATGATATTATAAGCTGGATTCCGTGGTCGTAGCCACGGAATGACAGAATTTTTACCTCTTTATTTAAACGTTCGTACAGTAGTGGGCTTGACCACGGTATCCAGAAAAAATTAAAAAGCCTGACTGGATGCCGTGGTCAAGCCACGGCATGACATCGCGGTACTTTTAAAGAATACCCAAAATATAGCAATTTTCGATCCATGCAGCAACGCCACGCCTATGTAGTAATGACATCAAAATAGTTACTTATCATGGACATATGTTTTTAAGAATAATATAACATCGGCTACGTCTTGCGGTTTTGATAACCCTATAAAAGACATTTTCGTCCCCGGTGCGTATTTACTCGGCTTATGCAAAAAAGAAAATAGACTATCATCATCCCATACGCCGCCGATTTTAGTTAATGCACCGGAATATTTATAATCTTCTATGCTAGCTTTCGGACGCCCTGCAACATCCCAAAGATGAGGACCTATTTTATTTGGTCCATCCTTATCTAAAGAGTGGCATACTAAGCATTTTTTTGCTATTTCTTTACCGTTGTCGGCATTAGCATTTTTCATTAATTCCGGTATATTTATTACCGCCTCTGCAGCCTCTGCATTAATTTGAGATGAAGGCGATTCATCTACCGCGACGCTATAACCTCGATGCGAGGCTTGTAAATTTGGTTTATAAAGTATATTCGCAATAAATCCTACCATCATTGCAATTAAACTAGCCAACAAGACAGCCGCAACGATTTTGTTTAATTCTTTTCCGGACATTTATTTGTATATTTTAGGTTGAGTAACATTTTAATAATTAAAATCTACTAATAATTTACTGTATTTATTTGATTATAAAATTTTAGGAGCCTATTATAATTTGTTATAATTTAGATTATAGAGGTTATTAATTCAATGACTAAAATAAAGAATTTGAAAAAAAACACAATCGATGATTTAGAAATTGAAAATCAAAAAAAAATCTCAAAGCTTAAAGCAACAATTGTTGAAAAAAGGAGTAAAGACGATTTAGCCTTACCAAGCAGAAAAAACTTACCTTTAAAAAAATCACAAACTAGCAATTTTGAAAACACTATCCCGGAAAAAAAATCAAAAATCGGTCAGATATTTGCTAAAATAAAGCCTAAATGGGAGTTTTTTAAAAATAGTAAAGTAGGTAAAATTTTATTCAGCAATAGTTTTAACTATGTGCTGTCTCTTGGAGGCGCTGCAATTGCGCTTACCGGAATTTTTATGCCTATATCTCCCTTAATTATAGCAGTAGCAAGTATAGCGGCAATAGGGGTAGGAATTCAAGCGGTAAACAAAACTTTAAAGATACACTCTTTACGTAAACTTCATAAGGAAAATAACTTATTAGTTCAGAATAGAAATGCTAAAACTACGCAAAATTATATCTTATCTTTAGAAGCCGGCTTAAAAAATGCTTTAAAAAATGAATTATATATACCGCAACAAATAGAACAGAAAAATCCCAATAAAAATAAATATAATATAAATTCAAAAAATTTATCAAGCACCGGCCGAGTGCTAGCAGATAATATAGGTGGAGCAGCTTATATTGCAGCCGGTATTATTGAAGGAGTTAGCGGTAACGTAATCGCTATTTTAAAAGCTACCGGCTACGGTATAATGACTAGTGTATCTTTAATTACCGACGGGCTTAGTGAAAAAGAAAGAAATGACGTTCAAAAAATATTTAAATTAAATATAAATGAAGAGTTTAAAAAACAAGATACCCCGAATTATAAAAATTTAAAACAATTGGAAGAATTTACAAAAGAACAAACTATTCAAACATTAGCTTTAAAAAAGCTAATAACAGATAAAAATTACCGGGGAATGAAAGATACCGATAAACAAGAAAAGTTTCGTGAAATCAAAAAAGAATTTGAAGAAGAAATAAATAACGATGGGCTAAAAGCATTTTTGACAAGAAAAGAGCGGTATATAGATAACAGTGAGGAAAATTATATAAAAGATTTTACTAAAGGACTGAATCCATTTTATGAGTGTCCTACTAAGGCTCAAGAATATACAAATTTAACAAAAGCTATGGAAGCTAATCCTAAATTTTTTGAAGACACAAAAGATATTTTAAATAAGCGGAATAGAAATAATAAGAAAGAGGTTATAGATTTAACAAAAACTCTAAAAACTAATCAAAATGATACTTTAAATAAGCAAAAAGAGAAAGAAACAAACAAAAAATTGAGAATGAGAGGTTAAAAAATAAATATTCGTTTTTTAAATCGTTATAGCATTGTTGCATGGCTACCGGAATCGTCATTGCGAGCCGCGGAACGCCTTGTTGCATGGCTAATAATTTACCGTATTATGGTTATTATAAGTACGGTGTCATCTAGTTGCTTGACCACGGTATGACAAGTTTTAAGCGATTTTAACCATCCATGCAACAACGCCAATCATTATTATTTCAGGCTTATTTTCAAATCTTCAATAATTGAATGATTGGGCTTAAGAACTATCATCTAAAGATTCTGAAAAATTAGTTTGTTTAACTCATGGGTTAAAATAGAAAAATCTACTTTATCAAAGCCTTTTCGAGGGATTATTATCATACCTAAATTAGTTATTTTAAATTTAGGGTTATTAATAATAAGTCTTGTTAAATGCTTTATACGTCTTTTGATTTTATTGCGAATTACTGCTCTTTTATCTAGTTTTTTACTAACTTTTATTCCTAAAAAAATAGTGTTTTGGCAGTTATTAAGGAGGGCAGAGAAATTTTTTACTATTACTAAAATAAAATATTTCCCATGCAGCTTTTTACCGCGCTTATTTACAAGCTCAAATTCTTTTTGATTTTTTAATGAAGTAATAAACAATTTATTAGGCAGATAATTTTTTTCTACCTTTGGCACGGCGCTTTCTTAATATTTCTCTTCCTGCGACAGTAGCCATTCTTGCTCTAAAACCGTGTCTTCTCTTTCTTACTAAATTACTTGGTTGAAATGTACGCTTCATATAATTTTATACCGAACGAAAAATGAAATTTC
This genomic window from Rickettsia endosymbiont of Ceutorhynchus obstrictus contains:
- a CDS encoding cytochrome c family protein, translated to MSGKELNKIVAAVLLASLIAMMVGFIANILYKPNLQASHRGYSVAVDESPSSQINAEAAEAVINIPELMKNANADNGKEIAKKCLVCHSLDKDGPNKIGPHLWDVAGRPKASIEDYKYSGALTKIGGVWDDDSLFSFLHKPSKYAPGTKMSFIGLSKPQDVADVILFLKTYVHDK
- the rnpA gene encoding ribonuclease P protein component, which translates into the protein MFITSLKNQKEFELVNKRGKKLHGKYFILVIVKNFSALLNNCQNTIFLGIKVSKKLDKRAVIRNKIKRRIKHLTRLIINNPKFKITNLGMIIIPRKGFDKVDFSILTHELNKLIFQNL
- the rpmH gene encoding 50S ribosomal protein L34, whose product is MKRTFQPSNLVRKRRHGFRARMATVAGREILRKRRAKGRKKLSA